In one window of Microscilla marina ATCC 23134 DNA:
- a CDS encoding GAF domain-containing protein, with translation MTDITQKPTKKRRKTGFTLSISQRILAGFAILIFFFMSNATFSLITLRDSAAITKNSYNVVNPSLEEIRNFKLLVTQSRMYTISWISSRTSDDDKDSLKKIHNDYPEFKDKLVQLQSKWENKQLAKTLDQVFTNFERLQKIQKEEIMNKIVEFDDYEDLITTSVASEIVDSQIFPLYKKIIAQLDQIALQKKKETENSQKDLIDSIKNQQLLTIILAVLSVMVGLGAYFITRRNIVDPIKYINSVFVKLGTGELPSEQGYPFKKDEIGEMADSAGKLVNGLRETSRFAENIGKGNYQASFTPLSDKDVLGNALLEMRDNLAKVAEEDRRRNWSTTGLARFGELVGKKATDLKNLSDLIISNLVKYVEANQGGLFIVEDLDNKSDEMYMSLVSCYAWDSKKYLEKRVYRGDGLTGQAWQEGETIHLTEIPNDYVSITSGLGEANPRSLLIVPLKLNEEVFGVVELASFNVFEEYEVKFVENIAESIASAIASVKTTERTNRLLDESTMMTEQMRSQEEEMRQNMEELQATQESTEKSQYESKEVNELLELTNLVIRTDTRFFITSANELTEAKLQYETAELKGMAIEHVFESYDKVEYAKSRLTKGHKYSEFLYLNTKSSDRIMVKVNAAAIRNEKGKIQHYLFLLNDISGINAEIA, from the coding sequence ATGACAGATATCACACAAAAACCTACAAAAAAAAGACGTAAAACGGGGTTTACCCTATCTATTAGCCAACGTATACTCGCTGGTTTTGCCATTCTTATATTCTTTTTTATGTCTAATGCTACTTTTAGTTTGATTACACTAAGAGATAGTGCCGCCATTACCAAAAACTCTTACAATGTGGTGAACCCTTCTCTCGAAGAAATAAGAAACTTTAAACTATTGGTTACCCAATCGCGCATGTATACCATTAGTTGGATTTCTTCACGTACCAGTGATGATGATAAAGACTCATTAAAAAAGATTCATAATGATTACCCTGAGTTTAAAGATAAGTTGGTACAGCTTCAAAGTAAGTGGGAAAATAAGCAATTGGCAAAGACACTTGATCAGGTTTTCACCAACTTTGAGAGGCTCCAGAAGATACAGAAGGAAGAGATTATGAATAAGATCGTGGAGTTTGACGATTACGAGGATTTAATCACTACATCAGTAGCTTCTGAAATTGTTGATAGTCAAATTTTTCCTTTATATAAAAAAATCATTGCTCAACTTGATCAAATAGCACTTCAGAAAAAGAAGGAAACAGAGAATTCACAAAAAGACTTGATCGACTCCATTAAAAACCAACAGTTACTCACCATCATTCTGGCTGTATTATCTGTAATGGTTGGGTTGGGAGCATATTTTATTACTCGCCGTAATATTGTAGATCCGATCAAGTACATCAATAGTGTATTTGTAAAACTTGGTACTGGAGAGCTTCCTTCTGAACAAGGTTACCCATTCAAAAAAGACGAAATTGGAGAAATGGCAGACTCTGCCGGAAAGCTGGTAAACGGATTACGAGAAACGTCCCGATTTGCCGAAAATATTGGTAAAGGTAATTACCAGGCATCATTTACTCCTTTGAGTGACAAAGATGTATTAGGAAACGCACTACTGGAGATGCGTGACAACTTGGCAAAAGTGGCTGAAGAGGATCGTCGCCGTAACTGGTCTACAACAGGACTCGCAAGATTTGGTGAACTGGTAGGTAAAAAAGCTACTGATCTTAAAAATCTATCAGATTTGATTATATCAAACCTGGTAAAATATGTAGAAGCCAATCAAGGAGGATTGTTTATCGTGGAAGACTTAGACAATAAGTCAGACGAAATGTATATGTCGCTTGTATCTTGTTATGCCTGGGATTCTAAAAAATACCTTGAAAAACGTGTTTATCGAGGAGATGGGCTCACTGGACAAGCTTGGCAAGAAGGAGAAACGATTCACCTTACCGAAATACCAAATGATTATGTAAGTATTACTTCGGGACTAGGGGAAGCTAACCCCAGAAGTTTATTGATTGTACCTTTGAAACTAAATGAAGAGGTTTTTGGGGTCGTAGAGTTGGCATCATTTAACGTGTTTGAGGAGTATGAAGTAAAATTTGTAGAGAATATTGCAGAAAGCATTGCCTCAGCAATTGCCTCTGTAAAAACTACCGAACGTACCAACCGTTTGCTAGATGAATCTACTATGATGACAGAGCAAATGAGAAGTCAGGAAGAAGAGATGCGCCAGAATATGGAAGAGCTACAGGCTACCCAAGAAAGTACAGAAAAGTCACAATATGAATCTAAAGAGGTCAATGAGTTGTTAGAACTGACAAATTTGGTTATCAGAACTGACACAAGGTTTTTTATTACTTCTGCCAATGAACTTACTGAGGCTAAGCTACAATATGAAACGGCCGAACTGAAAGGAATGGCCATTGAGCATGTATTTGAGTCTTATGACAAAGTAGAATATGCTAAATCACGCCTTACAAAAGGACATAAATACAGTGAGTTTTTATACCTCAATACCAAGTCATCTGACAGAATTATGGTAAAGGTAAACGCCGCTGCCATCAGAAACGAAAAAGGAAAAATTCAACATTATCTATTTTTACTGAATGACATTTCAGGAATAAACGCCGAAATTGCATGA
- a CDS encoding YfiR family protein encodes MKSVKISALVVLLSMLFSSLAFNASAQIRDYRFHTVFIYNFTKLIKWPKNYQSGDFVIGVLGNSPIIRELQKMAARKTAGMKRQRIVIKRFGSLSQINNCHILFIPSSKSSYLPTINQSFPRSPMLVVTEKRGMAQSGSGINFVLRNGRWRFELNQNATANRGLIVSRNLKRFAIPVMGK; translated from the coding sequence ATGAAAAGTGTAAAAATAAGTGCACTTGTTGTTCTTCTGTCAATGCTCTTCTCTAGTCTTGCTTTCAATGCATCGGCACAAATCAGAGATTATAGGTTTCATACAGTGTTTATCTATAATTTTACCAAGCTCATCAAATGGCCTAAAAACTATCAATCAGGAGATTTTGTAATTGGTGTATTAGGCAACTCACCTATCATACGCGAATTACAAAAGATGGCTGCACGAAAGACAGCTGGAATGAAAAGACAAAGGATTGTTATTAAGAGGTTTGGCAGCTTGTCTCAAATCAACAATTGTCACATACTGTTTATTCCAAGTTCAAAAAGTTCTTATTTACCTACTATCAATCAAAGTTTTCCCCGTTCCCCCATGCTGGTAGTTACCGAAAAGCGTGGAATGGCTCAATCGGGAAGTGGTATCAATTTTGTTCTTAGGAACGGTAGATGGCGATTTGAGCTTAACCAAAACGCTACGGCAAACCGTGGCTTGATTGTCTCACGAAACTTGAAAAGATTTGCCATTCCAGTAATGGGTAAATAG
- the prfA gene encoding peptide chain release factor 1, producing the protein MIDKLEAIKERFDEVGQLIVKPETIQDMDLYTKLTKEYKDLEKVVEKYNEYKIVLENIDTSKEILSTEKDPEMKEMAKMELEELNPQKEKIEEELKTLLIPKDPNDSKNVILEIRGGAGGDEAAIFAGDLLRMYQRFAEKRKWKFELMDFTDGSSGGFKEVVCSISGEDVYGMMKYESGVHRVQRVPATETQGRVHTSAASVAVLPEMEDVEVNIDPSDVRSDYFCSSGPGGQSVNTTYSAVRLTHIPTGIVVSCQDEKSQIKNKAKAMKVLRSKLYEIELSKQQEELGAQRKSMVGSGDRSDKIRTYNYPQGRVTDHRIKYTVHNLPNVMDGEIADFIESLRLADNAEKMKSGTT; encoded by the coding sequence ATGATTGACAAGTTAGAAGCAATCAAAGAAAGATTTGATGAAGTAGGTCAGTTGATCGTAAAGCCTGAAACTATACAAGACATGGACTTGTATACCAAGCTGACTAAAGAATATAAAGACTTAGAAAAAGTTGTTGAAAAGTATAATGAATATAAGATTGTACTAGAGAATATAGATACTTCCAAAGAAATTTTGTCAACTGAAAAAGATCCTGAAATGAAGGAAATGGCAAAAATGGAACTGGAAGAGTTAAATCCTCAAAAAGAGAAAATAGAGGAAGAGTTAAAAACGCTATTGATTCCCAAAGATCCAAATGATAGTAAAAATGTGATTCTTGAGATTCGTGGTGGAGCCGGAGGCGATGAAGCAGCTATTTTTGCGGGTGATTTGCTAAGAATGTATCAACGATTTGCTGAAAAACGAAAGTGGAAGTTTGAATTAATGGACTTTACTGATGGTAGTTCGGGCGGTTTCAAGGAAGTAGTGTGTTCTATTTCAGGTGAGGACGTGTATGGAATGATGAAGTATGAGTCGGGAGTACACCGAGTACAACGTGTGCCTGCTACCGAAACTCAAGGACGAGTGCATACATCAGCAGCCAGTGTGGCAGTATTGCCCGAAATGGAAGACGTAGAGGTAAACATTGACCCAAGTGATGTAAGAAGTGATTATTTCTGTTCGTCAGGACCTGGTGGACAGTCTGTCAACACTACTTATTCAGCGGTTCGTCTTACTCATATTCCTACGGGCATTGTGGTATCTTGCCAAGATGAAAAATCACAGATTAAGAACAAAGCTAAAGCAATGAAAGTGCTGCGCTCTAAATTGTATGAAATTGAGTTATCGAAACAGCAAGAAGAGTTAGGTGCACAGCGTAAGTCAATGGTAGGAAGTGGTGATAGGTCAGATAAAATCCGTACTTATAATTATCCACAAGGAAGGGTTACAGATCATCGCATCAAATATACTGTACACAACTTGCCCAACGTGATGGATGGTGAAATTGCTGATTTTATCGAGAGCTTGCGTTTGGCAGATAATGCTGAAAAAATGAAGTCAGGCACCACCTAA
- a CDS encoding isoaspartyl peptidase/L-asparaginase family protein, with translation MSNFAIVVHGGAGTITPDLYTAEIEKGIRDTLYEAVEAGYYLLGDGEAAVNVVSHVVMVLENSPFFNAGKGAVFTNDGTHELEAAIMNGADLNAGAACGVKNVRNPVVLARKIMEKSGHVYLHGKGAEEFGRLYHVAFEPDEYFFDQFRYDEWRKIKASNTYRLDHSKDNAKKFGTVGAVALDKNGNVAAATSTGGMTNKKYGRIGDSSIIGAGTYANNATCAVSCTGHGEPFLRAVSAYDISCLMEYKGLSLEEASNYLIHEKMKQTHLQGEGGLIAIDTTGNISIAFNTVGMYRGYRRSGEKEHIALYKPNEMPA, from the coding sequence ATGTCGAATTTCGCCATTGTTGTACATGGAGGTGCAGGAACAATTACTCCTGATTTATATACAGCCGAGATCGAGAAAGGAATCCGCGATACTTTATACGAAGCAGTAGAAGCTGGATATTACCTGCTGGGAGATGGCGAGGCGGCAGTCAATGTGGTAAGCCATGTTGTAATGGTGCTCGAAAACTCCCCTTTTTTTAATGCAGGCAAAGGTGCTGTATTTACAAATGACGGAACACACGAGCTAGAAGCAGCTATTATGAATGGGGCAGACCTAAACGCAGGAGCTGCCTGTGGAGTAAAGAATGTACGCAACCCGGTAGTGTTGGCTCGTAAAATTATGGAAAAGTCGGGGCATGTATATTTACATGGGAAAGGTGCCGAGGAGTTTGGGCGATTATACCATGTGGCTTTCGAACCTGACGAATACTTTTTTGATCAGTTTAGGTATGACGAGTGGCGCAAAATAAAAGCTTCTAATACCTATCGTTTAGATCACTCAAAAGATAATGCAAAAAAATTTGGTACTGTAGGTGCAGTAGCGCTTGATAAGAACGGAAACGTAGCCGCAGCAACTTCTACCGGAGGAATGACCAATAAAAAATATGGGCGCATTGGCGACAGCTCTATCATTGGGGCGGGTACCTATGCCAATAATGCCACTTGTGCAGTATCTTGTACTGGACACGGAGAGCCATTTTTAAGGGCCGTATCTGCCTATGATATATCTTGCTTGATGGAATACAAAGGTTTGTCACTAGAAGAGGCCAGTAACTATTTGATTCACGAAAAAATGAAACAAACCCACCTTCAGGGAGAAGGCGGTTTGATAGCAATAGATACTACAGGTAATATATCTATTGCGTTTAATACTGTAGGAATGTACAGAGGGTATCGACGATCAGGAGAGAAAGAACACATTGCTTTATATAAGCCTAATGAAATGCCTGCTTAA
- a CDS encoding aldo/keto reductase: protein MMMKYSTLGKIGPRVSKIGLGLAALGRPGYINLGHAEDLKSNYNTGAMQWHACQMLDLAWSLGIRYFDAARSYGKAEAFLGAWLESKKQMVELPFVASKWGYTYTANWQVNAKVHEIKDHSLVVLQKQVLETRQSLGKNPDLYQIHSATLESKVLENTQVLRRLAQLKARGVKIGLSLSGIDQAVTLEKALAIEIEGVRLFDVVQATFNLLEKSVAPALTMAHNEGLGVVVKEALANGRLTFRNTDVHLKPEWQLLKTQADRLNTTVDALALAYVLKQPFVNVVLSGAANPEHLKSNLTALDVVWDEEASEILNPLVQIPEDYWAARKQMDWN from the coding sequence ATGATGATGAAATATTCTACTTTGGGTAAAATAGGTCCCAGAGTGTCAAAAATTGGTTTAGGACTAGCAGCTTTAGGCAGACCAGGCTACATTAACCTGGGGCACGCCGAAGATTTAAAAAGTAATTATAATACAGGTGCCATGCAGTGGCATGCTTGCCAAATGTTGGATTTAGCCTGGAGTTTAGGCATTCGTTATTTTGATGCAGCACGATCTTATGGCAAAGCAGAAGCATTTTTGGGAGCTTGGTTAGAGTCAAAGAAACAGATGGTAGAACTTCCTTTTGTAGCTTCTAAGTGGGGGTATACTTATACTGCCAATTGGCAGGTGAATGCAAAAGTACATGAGATAAAGGATCACTCGCTGGTAGTGTTACAAAAACAAGTGTTGGAAACCCGCCAAAGCCTGGGAAAGAACCCCGATTTATACCAAATTCATTCGGCGACATTAGAGAGTAAAGTTTTAGAGAATACTCAAGTTTTGCGACGTTTGGCGCAGCTCAAAGCTCGTGGAGTAAAAATTGGTTTATCTTTAAGTGGGATAGACCAGGCAGTTACTTTGGAAAAAGCCCTTGCCATTGAAATAGAAGGCGTACGTTTGTTTGATGTGGTCCAAGCTACTTTTAACTTGCTGGAGAAGTCAGTGGCGCCAGCGTTAACTATGGCGCACAACGAAGGTTTAGGAGTAGTCGTAAAAGAGGCTTTGGCAAATGGGAGACTTACTTTTAGAAATACAGATGTACACCTAAAGCCTGAGTGGCAGTTGTTAAAGACACAAGCAGATCGCTTGAATACTACTGTAGATGCATTGGCATTGGCCTATGTACTTAAACAACCTTTTGTAAATGTGGTATTGAGTGGTGCTGCCAACCCTGAGCACCTTAAGTCAAACCTGACAGCGTTGGATGTGGTATGGGACGAAGAAGCCAGTGAAATATTGAATCCTTTGGTGCAAATCCCAGAAGACTATTGGGCAGCACGTAAACAAATGGATTGGAATTAG
- a CDS encoding ABC transporter substrate-binding protein: MKYLKILVLIGLFLPNTVFAQSKKQMYKTYQEGKKLLVDEKFTEAMVRFKTLMVPLKKNVYEEFAYYYYGLAALKNNQLEEAKQTFTRLVERFPDWVNKEEVYYAFGDIYFREKDYTNALKYLNRIQAEKMQQDIVNMKGFYLVSLDLPTLKKVQKENASDKVIAQVLVNKIAATSENLEDLEMMEALIESMKLERPKSQKIKGKRYIKKEYNIAVILPFNLEILKSRQRNLLSRISASLYQGMRLAKKELDTTGVKLNLIAFDVLRKGEDTLNLILSEANFTNVDLIVGPLFDDQFVKVAEFAAKHRINIINPISNKSVLIKNDFTLMYEPTIETQGKKSGEFAMKELGSKKAMIFYGRSTQNKKMAENHKKAIEDNGGEVAQFEQLGTANITQLKEMLQKVKPTEVGHIFVSSSSQLVASKMLNAMEELKIKAPVIALDSWLKFQKMDSVQYERHNVHIINTEFLPKAVVNASKFYQEYKKSTKVAPNNYACVGYDLTHYFGGLLQTYGVKNSLKNILQNKAPKEGRLITVFDFRGGNDNQFVPIVKFEKGVLKQVNTLGGN, from the coding sequence ATGAAATATTTAAAAATACTTGTTTTAATTGGACTGTTTTTGCCAAATACTGTATTTGCTCAAAGCAAAAAACAAATGTATAAAACCTATCAGGAGGGCAAAAAACTATTGGTTGATGAGAAATTTACGGAGGCAATGGTCCGATTTAAAACCTTGATGGTTCCTTTGAAAAAAAATGTATATGAAGAGTTTGCCTATTACTATTATGGGTTAGCCGCTTTGAAAAATAATCAGTTAGAAGAAGCAAAACAAACCTTTACCCGTTTGGTTGAACGTTTTCCTGATTGGGTAAATAAAGAGGAAGTGTATTATGCCTTTGGTGATATTTATTTCAGAGAAAAAGACTATACCAATGCCTTAAAATACCTAAATCGAATTCAAGCTGAGAAAATGCAGCAAGATATTGTCAATATGAAGGGGTTTTATCTGGTATCGCTTGACTTGCCTACTTTGAAAAAGGTACAGAAAGAAAATGCCAGCGACAAAGTAATAGCGCAAGTATTGGTAAATAAAATTGCAGCTACTTCTGAAAACCTCGAAGACCTGGAGATGATGGAAGCCCTGATTGAAAGTATGAAACTAGAGCGCCCAAAATCACAAAAAATTAAGGGCAAACGCTACATTAAAAAAGAGTATAACATCGCTGTCATTCTCCCTTTTAACCTCGAAATACTCAAATCGCGTCAACGTAATCTTTTGAGCCGTATATCGGCAAGTTTGTATCAAGGAATGCGCCTAGCAAAAAAAGAATTGGACACGACTGGAGTAAAACTCAATTTGATTGCATTTGATGTGTTGCGTAAAGGGGAAGATACTTTAAACCTTATTTTAAGCGAGGCAAACTTTACTAATGTAGATTTAATCGTAGGACCTTTGTTCGATGATCAGTTTGTCAAGGTAGCTGAATTTGCCGCAAAGCATCGCATCAACATTATTAACCCAATTTCTAATAAGTCAGTATTGATAAAAAACGATTTTACCCTGATGTATGAACCCACGATAGAAACGCAAGGTAAAAAATCAGGAGAGTTTGCTATGAAAGAGCTTGGTAGTAAGAAAGCAATGATTTTTTATGGACGATCTACCCAAAATAAAAAAATGGCAGAAAACCATAAAAAAGCAATAGAAGATAACGGTGGAGAGGTGGCTCAGTTTGAGCAATTGGGTACTGCTAATATTACACAACTCAAAGAAATGTTGCAAAAGGTAAAACCAACCGAGGTGGGACATATATTTGTAAGTAGTAGTAGTCAGTTGGTAGCTTCTAAAATGCTGAATGCTATGGAAGAACTAAAAATAAAAGCCCCAGTAATTGCCCTTGATTCTTGGTTAAAGTTTCAGAAAATGGATTCTGTACAGTATGAACGCCACAATGTTCACATTATAAACACGGAGTTTTTGCCCAAGGCTGTTGTTAATGCTTCTAAGTTTTATCAAGAGTACAAGAAATCTACAAAAGTAGCTCCCAACAATTATGCTTGTGTAGGGTATGACCTTACTCATTATTTTGGCGGTTTGTTGCAAACCTATGGAGTAAAAAATTCATTAAAGAATATTTTGCAAAATAAGGCGCCTAAAGAAGGGCGGTTAATTACTGTTTTTGATTTTAGGGGAGGCAATGACAATCAGTTTGTACCTATAGTTAAGTTTGAAAAAGGGGTGTTGAAGCAAGTTAATACCTTAGGTGGAAACTAA
- a CDS encoding leucine-rich repeat domain-containing protein yields the protein MNSANAQQIAKIEQLLQTGQNQNIELAFVIAKGFGVGIDQLMKQSLLAHPYFCLQYFPGLYQQSKMLYFSNAQMNSLPENIGLLSHTEVLKLVGNLLSSLPESIGNLPNLHELHLTHNHLTQLPDSLGQLHQLRKLYLGYNQLTQLPNSLYRASQLHSLYLHYNHLQALPDTFGKFSQLEECYLNANKLTVLPDNIGTLKHLKTLTLHNNQLTILPESIGELAQLQMLDLSSNYLTSLPNSIRQLQSLQTLNLRFNQFTSLPPEIGHLYYLQKLILKDNPLTQFEREKIRELLPHTRIVF from the coding sequence ATGAACAGCGCAAATGCTCAACAAATAGCCAAAATTGAACAATTGCTGCAAACCGGACAAAACCAAAACATTGAGCTGGCTTTTGTCATAGCTAAGGGGTTTGGAGTAGGCATTGATCAATTAATGAAGCAGTCGTTGCTAGCACACCCATATTTTTGCCTACAGTATTTTCCTGGCTTATACCAACAATCTAAGATGTTGTATTTTAGCAATGCTCAAATGAACAGCTTACCCGAAAATATTGGGCTATTATCACACACCGAAGTATTAAAATTGGTAGGGAACCTACTCAGTTCCTTGCCTGAAAGCATTGGCAACCTGCCAAATTTACACGAACTCCACCTTACTCATAACCACCTTACTCAATTACCTGATAGTTTGGGGCAACTCCACCAACTCCGCAAGCTTTACCTGGGTTATAATCAACTGACCCAACTACCCAACAGCTTATACCGAGCGTCTCAATTACACAGTTTATACCTACACTATAACCATCTACAGGCGTTGCCTGATACTTTCGGCAAGTTTAGCCAACTCGAAGAATGTTATTTAAATGCCAACAAACTCACCGTATTGCCTGATAATATTGGTACTCTTAAACATTTGAAAACACTCACTTTACACAATAACCAGTTAACTATTTTGCCTGAGAGCATAGGGGAGCTTGCCCAATTACAAATGCTTGATTTATCGTCTAATTATCTCACAAGCTTACCCAATAGCATCAGGCAACTTCAATCATTGCAAACGCTCAATCTAAGGTTTAACCAATTTACTAGTTTGCCTCCTGAGATAGGGCATTTGTATTACCTGCAAAAGCTCATTCTAAAAGATAATCCTTTGACTCAATTTGAGCGAGAAAAAATAAGGGAATTACTTCCTCATACCCGTATTGTGTTTTAA
- the hemL gene encoding glutamate-1-semialdehyde 2,1-aminomutase has translation MNTAKSQELFNQAQKSIPGGVNSPVRAFKAVGGNPLFIKSAKGAYMYDQDDNRYIDMINSWGPMILGHAFPAIGEAVAEAVKSSLSFGAPTAKEVTIAELIVDMMPSVEKVRMVNSGTEACMSAIRLARGYTNREKIIKFEGCYHGHGDSFLIAAGSGAITMGEPNSPGVTKGVALDTLTAPFNDLEAVKTLTDANQGNVAAIIIEPVAGNMGAVLPNQGFLEGLRQLCDKEGIVLIFDEVMTGFRLARGGAQELFNIKPDLTTLGKIIGGGMPVGAYGGKKELMDFVSPVGPVYQAGTLSGNPVAMAAGLTMLQYLNENPLVYKEVEDTAIKMVAGMQQNVESLGLPYTINHIGSMFSIFFTDQKVTDFETAKSCDTALFGKYFQAMLQKGVYLAPSQFETLFVSNVLSDEDIAHFIKANGEALKEITS, from the coding sequence ATGAATACAGCCAAGAGTCAAGAATTATTTAACCAGGCACAAAAATCTATCCCTGGTGGAGTAAACTCTCCGGTGCGGGCTTTCAAAGCCGTAGGAGGTAACCCGTTGTTTATTAAGTCAGCCAAGGGTGCTTATATGTACGATCAAGATGATAATCGTTACATAGATATGATCAACTCATGGGGACCAATGATATTGGGGCATGCCTTTCCGGCCATTGGGGAAGCAGTGGCTGAAGCAGTGAAAAGCTCATTATCATTTGGCGCGCCTACTGCCAAAGAGGTAACCATTGCCGAGTTGATTGTAGACATGATGCCATCGGTAGAAAAAGTACGTATGGTAAACTCTGGTACAGAGGCTTGTATGAGCGCCATACGCTTGGCAAGAGGGTATACCAACCGCGAGAAAATTATCAAGTTTGAAGGTTGTTATCATGGGCATGGCGATTCATTTTTGATTGCCGCAGGTAGCGGTGCTATTACTATGGGCGAACCCAACAGCCCTGGGGTAACCAAAGGGGTAGCCCTAGATACATTAACGGCTCCATTTAACGACCTTGAAGCAGTAAAAACTTTGACAGATGCTAACCAAGGCAATGTAGCAGCTATTATCATAGAGCCTGTAGCGGGTAATATGGGAGCTGTTTTACCTAATCAAGGGTTTTTGGAAGGCTTACGCCAATTGTGTGACAAGGAAGGCATTGTATTAATTTTTGATGAAGTAATGACAGGCTTTCGTTTGGCAAGAGGAGGTGCTCAGGAGTTGTTTAATATAAAACCTGACTTGACTACTCTAGGTAAAATTATAGGTGGTGGTATGCCAGTAGGCGCTTATGGTGGTAAAAAAGAGTTGATGGACTTTGTGTCTCCAGTAGGTCCTGTATATCAGGCAGGAACTTTATCAGGCAACCCAGTGGCTATGGCAGCAGGCTTGACCATGTTGCAATACCTCAACGAAAACCCTTTGGTATATAAAGAAGTAGAAGATACAGCGATAAAAATGGTAGCAGGTATGCAACAAAATGTAGAGAGCTTAGGCTTACCTTATACTATCAACCATATAGGATCGATGTTTAGTATCTTTTTTACAGACCAAAAGGTGACTGACTTCGAAACTGCTAAATCTTGTGATACAGCATTGTTTGGTAAGTACTTTCAGGCAATGTTACAAAAAGGCGTATACTTGGCTCCTTCACAGTTTGAGACCTTGTTTGTGTCTAATGTGCTCAGTGATGAAGACATTGCTCACTTTATCAAGGCAAATGGTGAAGCATTGAAAGAAATTACTTCATAA
- a CDS encoding DUF1987 domain-containing protein, producing MENLHIDPTDEEPRVDFNAENGILEISGNSYPEDTSSVFKPIIDWLTKYTEGSGKKVQFNFKMEYFNTSTFVKFQKILKLLEDYHLNNDGDVEVNWYYEKSDLDMFDNGEDYQADVEIPFNMIAY from the coding sequence ATGGAAAATTTACACATAGATCCTACGGACGAAGAACCAAGAGTTGATTTCAATGCAGAAAACGGAATACTTGAAATTTCAGGAAACTCTTACCCGGAAGATACTTCGTCGGTATTCAAACCAATTATTGATTGGCTGACCAAGTACACCGAAGGTAGTGGTAAAAAGGTACAATTCAACTTTAAGATGGAGTACTTTAACACCAGTACTTTTGTAAAATTTCAGAAAATACTCAAGTTACTGGAAGATTACCACCTCAACAACGACGGAGACGTAGAAGTAAACTGGTATTATGAGAAGAGTGATCTTGATATGTTTGATAATGGTGAAGATTATCAGGCAGATGTAGAGATTCCTTTTAACATGATTGCTTACTAA